From a region of the Mycobacterium sp. SMC-8 genome:
- a CDS encoding iron-containing redox enzyme family protein, producing the protein MPTLVQPRLPEPRGPISLSVLEQLAERAPLRYLTRVETSLADADPAGLDLQLALYVCYELHYRGFAGVDANWEWNAGLLYLRGRLEELFLEDVRRGVGEIEPDVSALEELDKLCVEPVNGSGPSYHLRDKGTWEQMREYFAHRSLYHLKEGDPHAWAIPRLTGQAKASFVAVEFDEFGAGKGARLHQQLFADLMAAAGLDTTYLGYLGDVPAETLAVVNLMSMFGLHRRLRGCAVGHFAATEVTSPPGSRRMVQALQRLGAPQECWAFYAEHVEADAVHEQVVRTDVVGDLVAREPELDRDVVFGIRAFDLVENRLADHLMQCWRGGRSSLRRPLD; encoded by the coding sequence CCCGCGTCGAGACCTCGCTGGCCGACGCCGACCCCGCCGGGCTGGACCTTCAGCTCGCGCTCTACGTCTGCTATGAGCTGCACTACCGGGGCTTCGCCGGGGTAGACGCCAACTGGGAGTGGAACGCCGGATTGCTGTATTTGCGCGGGCGCCTCGAAGAGCTGTTTCTCGAAGACGTCCGCAGGGGTGTCGGCGAGATCGAGCCCGACGTGTCGGCACTCGAAGAGCTCGACAAGCTCTGCGTGGAGCCCGTGAACGGCAGCGGCCCGTCATACCACCTGCGCGACAAGGGCACCTGGGAGCAGATGCGGGAGTACTTTGCGCATCGCTCGCTGTATCACCTCAAGGAGGGAGATCCGCACGCCTGGGCGATTCCGCGGTTGACCGGCCAGGCCAAGGCCTCGTTCGTCGCCGTCGAATTCGACGAGTTCGGCGCGGGCAAGGGTGCGCGCCTGCACCAGCAGCTGTTCGCCGACCTGATGGCCGCCGCCGGGCTGGACACCACCTACCTCGGCTACCTCGGGGACGTGCCGGCCGAAACGCTGGCCGTGGTGAACCTGATGTCGATGTTCGGCCTGCACCGGCGGCTACGGGGTTGTGCGGTAGGGCATTTCGCCGCCACCGAGGTGACGTCCCCGCCGGGATCGCGCCGCATGGTGCAGGCGCTGCAGCGGTTGGGTGCGCCGCAGGAGTGCTGGGCGTTCTACGCCGAGCACGTCGAAGCCGATGCGGTGCACGAGCAGGTGGTGCGCACCGATGTGGTCGGCGACCTGGTCGCCCGGGAGCCGGAACTCGACCGGGACGTGGTCTTCGGCATCCGCGCCTTCGACCTGGTCGAGAACCGGCTGGCCGATCACCTCATGCAGTGCTGGCGCGGCGGGCGGTCGTCACTGCGCCGCCCCCTGGACTGA
- a CDS encoding CDGSH iron-sulfur domain-containing protein, which yields MTEARVVRVVPGGPVMVEGPVCIELPDGSTVESDRFMVAICACRRSKTYPLCDTSHRRRARAGEQACESVQGAAQ from the coding sequence GTGACCGAGGCGCGGGTGGTCCGCGTCGTGCCCGGCGGACCGGTGATGGTCGAAGGCCCGGTCTGCATCGAGCTTCCCGACGGAAGCACCGTGGAATCCGATCGCTTCATGGTGGCGATCTGCGCATGCCGCAGATCGAAGACCTACCCGCTGTGCGACACCAGTCACCGGCGCCGGGCGCGCGCCGGTGAGCAGGCCTGCGAATCAGTCCAGGGGGCGGCGCAGTGA
- a CDS encoding HemK2/MTQ2 family protein methyltransferase has protein sequence MTSAYTEFEAPELGAEVYPPQEDSQLLIDAAVAAGVLPGARVADLCTGSGVVAIAAAASGAAEVTAFDICPKAVQRTRLDALAAGVDIDVHRGSWARAVEFGPYDVVLANPPYVPKAPDVDGEEIPAMAGPSRAWDAGPDGRMVLDPLCAAAPLLLNEGGTMLIVHSECSNVKRTLSDLRAQGMRAEVIAQQLIPFGPVMMARAPWLMKAGLLPRGSRQERIVVVRADAP, from the coding sequence GTGACGAGCGCATATACCGAATTCGAGGCACCGGAACTCGGAGCCGAGGTCTATCCCCCGCAAGAGGATTCGCAGCTGCTGATCGACGCCGCCGTCGCGGCCGGCGTGTTGCCCGGAGCACGGGTCGCCGACCTCTGTACCGGCAGCGGTGTCGTCGCCATCGCCGCCGCCGCTTCCGGCGCCGCCGAGGTGACGGCATTCGACATCTGTCCGAAGGCCGTGCAACGCACCCGCTTAGATGCGCTCGCAGCCGGGGTGGACATCGACGTGCACCGCGGATCATGGGCACGCGCGGTGGAATTCGGCCCCTATGACGTTGTGCTCGCCAATCCGCCGTATGTCCCGAAGGCTCCCGACGTGGACGGCGAGGAGATCCCGGCCATGGCCGGTCCGTCACGGGCCTGGGATGCCGGCCCCGACGGCCGGATGGTGCTCGACCCACTGTGTGCGGCAGCGCCTCTGCTGCTGAACGAGGGTGGCACCATGCTGATCGTGCATTCGGAATGCTCGAACGTCAAGCGCACGCTCAGCGACTTGCGGGCCCAGGGTATGCGGGCCGAAGTCATTGCGCAGCAACTTATTCCATTTGGTCCGGTGATGATGGCGCGTGCGCCGTGGCTGATGAAGGCCGGCCTGCTGCCGCGCGGCAGCAGGCAGGAGCGCATCGTCGTCGTCCGCGCGGACGCGCCGTGA
- a CDS encoding cutinase family protein, which yields MRMSRVAGIAGAAVMGAFTAIAGPGSPGAAAQACPDVEVVFARGTSEAPGVGGVGQAFVDSLRAQAGPRSVGVYAVNYPAANNFGDRVAFAQTVIDGIRDAGNRLQTMSVDCPDTRLVLGGFSQGAVVSGFATSDRVPDSVPAAAAPAPLPPEVAERVAAVVLFGTPSAPFLQKFGAPAITVGPLYADKTIQLCAPGDTICDGAPDGGPNFAHALYQVNGMTNEGAAFAAGRL from the coding sequence ATGAGAATGAGTCGAGTAGCAGGTATCGCCGGTGCGGCCGTCATGGGTGCGTTCACCGCGATCGCAGGGCCGGGGTCACCGGGGGCGGCGGCCCAGGCGTGCCCCGATGTCGAGGTGGTGTTCGCCCGCGGTACCAGTGAAGCACCGGGCGTGGGTGGGGTCGGCCAGGCGTTCGTCGATTCGCTGCGGGCCCAGGCCGGCCCCCGCTCTGTCGGCGTGTACGCGGTGAACTACCCCGCGGCCAACAATTTCGGCGATCGCGTCGCGTTCGCCCAGACGGTCATCGACGGTATCCGCGACGCGGGCAACCGGCTGCAGACCATGTCGGTCGACTGTCCCGACACCCGCCTGGTGCTCGGCGGCTTCTCGCAGGGCGCGGTGGTCTCGGGTTTCGCGACCTCCGACAGGGTGCCCGACTCGGTGCCCGCCGCGGCGGCTCCGGCCCCGTTGCCGCCGGAGGTCGCCGAACGCGTCGCTGCCGTGGTGCTTTTCGGCACGCCGTCGGCTCCTTTCCTGCAGAAGTTCGGCGCCCCGGCCATCACCGTGGGGCCGCTGTACGCCGACAAGACGATTCAGCTGTGTGCCCCCGGTGACACCATCTGTGACGGCGCGCCGGACGGCGGACCGAACTTCGCGCACGCCCTTTACCAGGTCAACGGAATGACCAACGAGGGCGCGGCATTCGCGGCGGGCCGGCTCTGA
- a CDS encoding type 1 glutamine amidotransferase domain-containing protein — MPNELQGRKVAFLATDGVEKVELERPREAVHNAGGTVELLSTKDGEIDARNHDLEPAGTVPVDRVVDGARVDEYDALVLPGGTVNGDKLRLSAAAVAFVGDFVRSGKPVAAICHGPWALVEADVVRGRTLTSYPSLRTDLRNAGATVVDQQVCIDGNLITSRSPKDLDAFCQAITDRFANTPAHT, encoded by the coding sequence ATGCCGAATGAGCTGCAGGGCCGCAAGGTTGCTTTCCTGGCCACCGACGGGGTGGAGAAGGTGGAGCTGGAACGGCCCCGTGAGGCGGTCCACAATGCCGGTGGCACAGTCGAATTGCTGTCGACCAAGGACGGCGAGATCGATGCGCGCAATCATGATCTGGAACCGGCGGGCACGGTCCCGGTGGATCGCGTCGTCGACGGTGCGCGGGTGGACGAATACGACGCGCTGGTGCTGCCCGGCGGGACGGTCAACGGGGACAAACTACGGCTGAGCGCGGCAGCGGTCGCGTTCGTCGGCGACTTCGTCCGCTCCGGCAAACCGGTGGCGGCGATCTGTCACGGCCCGTGGGCACTCGTCGAAGCCGACGTCGTCCGGGGCCGCACGCTGACGTCGTACCCGAGCCTGCGCACCGACCTGCGCAACGCAGGCGCCACGGTCGTCGACCAGCAGGTGTGCATCGACGGCAACCTGATCACCAGCCGGTCCCCGAAAGATCTCGACGCGTTCTGTCAGGCCATCACCGACCGGTTCGCGAACACACCTGCCCACACCTGA
- a CDS encoding ribonuclease Z, with protein MTGATGRELVVLGTASQVPTRHRHHNGYLLRWDDEGLLFDPGEGTQRQMLLAGVPVSAVTRLCLTHFHGDHCLGVPGVIQRLSLDGVTRPVEATYPASGREYFARLRQASAFHDVTDIRENPVSTDGVIAAGPFGRLEARRLDHPVEAIGYRLVEDDRPQFRRELLEHFGITGPAVGELRRAGVLETGAGSVRLADVTRLRRGQRFAFVMGTRLCDAVYALADGADLLVIEATFLERDADLAARHGHLTVRQAAGVAADCGVRRLVLTHFSQRYPDTDEHRHEAREVFDGDLVIAEELTRIEVPRRG; from the coding sequence GTGACAGGGGCGACCGGCAGAGAACTGGTCGTCCTCGGCACCGCCAGCCAGGTCCCCACCCGGCATCGCCACCACAACGGATACCTGCTGCGCTGGGACGACGAGGGGCTGCTCTTCGATCCCGGTGAGGGAACCCAGCGGCAGATGCTGCTCGCCGGTGTGCCGGTCTCGGCCGTGACCCGGCTGTGCCTGACCCATTTTCACGGCGACCACTGCCTCGGGGTGCCGGGCGTCATCCAGCGGCTGTCGCTGGACGGGGTCACGCGGCCCGTGGAGGCCACCTACCCCGCCTCGGGGCGCGAGTACTTCGCGCGGCTGCGGCAAGCCAGCGCCTTCCACGACGTCACCGACATCCGGGAAAACCCGGTGTCGACCGACGGCGTGATCGCCGCCGGGCCGTTCGGCCGCCTGGAGGCCCGCCGGCTGGACCACCCCGTGGAGGCCATCGGCTACCGACTCGTCGAGGACGACCGGCCGCAGTTCCGGCGGGAGCTGTTGGAGCACTTCGGCATCACCGGACCGGCCGTCGGGGAGCTGCGGCGCGCCGGTGTCCTCGAGACCGGCGCGGGGTCGGTGCGACTGGCCGATGTCACCCGGCTCCGGCGCGGACAGCGCTTCGCCTTCGTGATGGGCACCCGGCTGTGTGACGCGGTCTACGCGCTCGCCGACGGCGCTGACCTCCTCGTCATCGAAGCGACCTTCCTGGAGCGCGACGCCGACCTGGCCGCCCGCCACGGCCACCTCACCGTCAGGCAAGCCGCGGGGGTGGCCGCCGACTGCGGCGTGCGGCGTCTGGTGCTCACCCATTTTTCGCAGCGCTACCCCGATACCGACGAGCACCGGCACGAGGCACGGGAGGTGTTCGACGGCGATCTCGTCATCGCCGAGGAACTGACCCGGATTGAGGTGCCCCGGCGCGGGTAG
- a CDS encoding MFS transporter, whose product MFDPVFGALFWGKMFAVVAVWTHGIVAAIVMYDATRSALMVGMVGVVQFAPQLVLSPTSGKWADTGNPARQILLGRVLCMAGSGSVAAWMFIQPELTGMGAALPVLVGTTLVGFGFVVGGPAMQSIVPTLIRDGELSTAMALNSMPMTIGRIIGPAAGAYLAAHIGPATAFAVSTVLHLVFALFLLAVRFPAPPQRRSGTDYRVRVAVRYVFGDRPLLLALLAVTTVGIVSDPSITLTPSITDALGGDASMVGTLSAVFGVGAAVGMIALALLRGRIASATVSSIGMATLGLGSAVLAAAVHPWLAFVGFVISGFGFGCALTGLGTVVQERAPEELRGRIMALWLVGFLGSRPIAAAVLGGTADALNVYAAFGVAAALAVVVTVLCRPAKLVGPLPS is encoded by the coding sequence ATGTTCGACCCCGTCTTCGGCGCGCTGTTCTGGGGCAAGATGTTCGCCGTCGTGGCGGTGTGGACGCACGGCATCGTCGCCGCCATCGTGATGTACGACGCCACGCGATCGGCGCTGATGGTGGGCATGGTCGGCGTGGTGCAGTTCGCACCGCAACTGGTCCTGAGCCCGACGAGCGGTAAGTGGGCCGACACCGGGAACCCGGCGCGTCAGATCCTGCTCGGCCGCGTGCTCTGCATGGCCGGTTCCGGTTCCGTCGCGGCGTGGATGTTCATCCAGCCCGAGCTGACGGGGATGGGCGCGGCTCTTCCCGTGCTGGTCGGGACCACGCTGGTCGGCTTCGGGTTCGTCGTCGGCGGGCCGGCGATGCAGTCGATCGTGCCGACGCTCATCCGGGACGGCGAGCTGTCGACCGCGATGGCGCTCAACAGCATGCCGATGACGATCGGACGGATCATCGGCCCGGCGGCCGGCGCTTACCTCGCCGCGCACATCGGACCGGCGACGGCGTTCGCGGTCAGCACGGTGCTGCACTTGGTGTTCGCGCTGTTCCTGCTCGCCGTGCGTTTCCCGGCCCCGCCACAGCGGCGCTCGGGCACCGACTACCGCGTACGGGTCGCCGTGCGCTACGTGTTCGGCGACCGCCCGCTGCTGCTGGCCCTGCTCGCGGTCACGACCGTCGGCATCGTGTCCGACCCGTCCATCACGTTGACCCCGTCGATCACCGACGCGCTCGGCGGCGATGCCTCGATGGTGGGGACGTTGTCGGCGGTGTTCGGGGTCGGCGCCGCGGTCGGGATGATCGCGCTGGCGCTGCTGCGCGGCCGTATCGCCTCGGCGACGGTGTCGTCGATCGGGATGGCCACCCTGGGTCTCGGCAGTGCGGTCCTGGCGGCCGCCGTGCACCCCTGGTTGGCGTTCGTCGGCTTCGTGATCTCCGGTTTCGGGTTCGGCTGCGCGTTGACCGGGCTGGGCACCGTCGTACAGGAACGCGCGCCCGAGGAGTTACGCGGGCGGATCATGGCGCTGTGGCTGGTCGGCTTCCTCGGCTCGCGCCCGATCGCCGCGGCGGTGCTCGGCGGCACCGCCGACGCGCTGAACGTGTACGCGGCATTCGGTGTCGCGGCGGCCCTGGCCGTGGTGGTGACGGTGCTGTGCCGGCCGGCGAAACTGGTCGGACCACTCCCTAGTTAG
- a CDS encoding 1,4-beta-xylanase: MDRRSALKLPAVLAAGAVLTSVPRASAELARWSPDRAHRWHRAQGWLVGANFIPANAINQLEMFQPGTFDPRRIDTELRMAKLIGLNTVRVFLHDLLWVQDRVGFQRRLARFVDIAAHHGIKPLFVLFDSCWDPHPRLGQQRNPTPGVHNSGWVQSPGADHLSDPRHHRVMRDYVVGVLSQFRHDRRVLGWDLWNEPDNPADAYKDVERRDKVERVAELLPQVFGWARSVDPIQPLTSGVWDGEWGDPARRNEINRIQLDLSDVITFHSYADPKGFEARLEELTPIGRPMLCTEYMARTLNSTVESILPITKRRNVGAFTWGFVAGKTQTFLPWDSWDRPVPGPPGVWFHDLLKTDGTPYRDSEINTIAELTGRRRPN, from the coding sequence CTGGATCGTCGCTCTGCGCTCAAATTGCCCGCCGTACTGGCCGCGGGCGCCGTGCTGACGAGCGTGCCCCGCGCGTCGGCGGAGCTGGCGCGGTGGTCGCCCGACCGGGCACACCGGTGGCACCGGGCGCAGGGCTGGCTCGTCGGCGCGAACTTCATCCCGGCCAACGCGATCAATCAGCTCGAGATGTTCCAGCCGGGCACCTTCGATCCGCGGCGCATCGACACCGAGCTGCGCATGGCAAAGCTGATCGGGCTCAACACCGTTCGCGTATTCCTGCACGACCTGCTGTGGGTGCAGGACCGGGTCGGGTTCCAGCGGCGGCTGGCCCGGTTCGTCGACATCGCGGCTCACCACGGCATCAAGCCGTTGTTCGTGCTGTTCGACTCCTGCTGGGATCCGCACCCGCGGCTGGGGCAGCAGCGCAACCCGACACCGGGCGTGCACAACTCGGGCTGGGTGCAGAGTCCCGGCGCCGACCACCTCAGCGATCCGCGGCACCACCGCGTCATGAGGGACTACGTGGTGGGGGTGCTCAGCCAGTTCCGGCACGACCGGCGGGTCCTGGGCTGGGACCTGTGGAACGAGCCCGACAACCCCGCTGACGCGTACAAGGACGTCGAACGCAGGGACAAGGTGGAGCGGGTGGCCGAACTGCTGCCGCAGGTCTTCGGTTGGGCCCGCTCGGTCGACCCGATCCAACCGCTGACCAGCGGAGTCTGGGACGGCGAATGGGGAGATCCGGCGCGCCGCAACGAGATCAACCGGATCCAGCTCGACCTGTCCGACGTGATCACCTTCCACAGCTATGCCGACCCCAAGGGCTTCGAGGCGCGGCTGGAGGAACTGACGCCGATCGGGCGCCCGATGTTGTGCACCGAGTACATGGCCCGCACGCTGAACAGCACCGTGGAGTCGATCCTGCCGATCACCAAGCGACGCAATGTCGGCGCGTTCACTTGGGGCTTCGTCGCGGGCAAGACCCAGACCTTCCTGCCGTGGGACTCGTGGGACCGGCCGGTTCCCGGACCGCCCGGAGTGTGGTTTCACGATCTGCTGAAAACCGACGGCACCCCGTACCGGGACAGCGAGATCAACACCATCGCGGAGTTGACCGGACGTCGCCGCCCTAACTAG
- a CDS encoding PP2C family protein-serine/threonine phosphatase, translating to MGESTPLDIASEYDAAWGSVPHPVLVVDGAGMVRTSSESARTVLPELISGGALEDVAPAWLAGAHQRLAKVSGSVDGREFEAHPTTLPGGEVAWWLVEDSARSAREARQALTVERERAAFLDDASAVLMASLNIDRCMEATVQMAARHLADAAVLVAPSSGGRVPVVCSGPDGAAAHRGVEADPADVAGLSEALRGFPPVPSRWIDPTSVPDWLVPEDFPGPVGSVVITPLPGHGVPAGALVLLRRSSQTAFSEGEEVFARLFAARAGAALSAARLYAEQSAITRTLMEELLPPRLHRLEGVELAGGYRASEDHEAIGGDFYDVHVGATPEDETLVVLGDVCGKGLEAAVLTGKIRNTLMALAPLAEDHAGVLKLLNSALLSVESTRFVTLVMASVSRRDGQVVLRLTCAGHLAPLIVRTDGRVEEADTRGTLVGVMPQIKARTVETTLAPGETCLLYTDGVTEARGGPLGTDMFGEERLSTVLAECAGLPAEAVVERVMMLTSQWVSHRAHDDIAVVAITAPRRTHLSAVDGHTAGRYTA from the coding sequence ATGGGGGAGAGCACACCCCTGGACATCGCCTCGGAGTACGACGCAGCCTGGGGATCGGTTCCCCACCCGGTGCTCGTGGTCGACGGGGCCGGAATGGTCCGGACCTCGAGTGAATCCGCGCGAACCGTGTTGCCGGAGCTCATCTCCGGCGGTGCGCTCGAAGACGTGGCACCGGCATGGCTGGCAGGCGCGCATCAGCGCCTGGCCAAAGTGTCCGGAAGTGTGGACGGGCGGGAGTTCGAGGCGCACCCGACGACGTTGCCCGGTGGCGAGGTCGCCTGGTGGCTGGTCGAAGATTCCGCCCGCTCGGCCCGGGAAGCACGGCAGGCGCTGACGGTGGAACGGGAACGCGCGGCGTTCCTCGACGATGCGTCCGCGGTGCTGATGGCCTCGCTGAACATCGACCGTTGCATGGAGGCGACCGTCCAGATGGCCGCACGCCACCTCGCCGACGCCGCTGTCCTCGTCGCCCCCAGCTCCGGTGGGCGCGTCCCCGTCGTGTGCAGCGGGCCCGACGGCGCCGCGGCGCACCGCGGCGTCGAGGCCGACCCCGCCGACGTGGCCGGGCTCTCCGAAGCCCTGCGCGGATTCCCACCGGTCCCGTCGCGGTGGATCGACCCCACATCCGTTCCCGATTGGCTTGTGCCCGAAGACTTTCCAGGTCCGGTCGGCTCCGTGGTGATCACCCCGCTGCCCGGTCACGGCGTCCCGGCCGGGGCGCTGGTCCTGTTGCGGCGCTCCTCGCAGACGGCGTTCAGTGAGGGCGAAGAGGTGTTCGCCCGGCTGTTCGCGGCCCGCGCCGGTGCGGCGCTGTCGGCGGCTCGGCTCTACGCCGAGCAGTCCGCGATCACGCGCACCCTCATGGAGGAGCTGCTGCCGCCCCGCCTGCACCGCCTTGAGGGCGTCGAGCTCGCCGGCGGCTACCGCGCTTCGGAAGACCATGAGGCCATCGGCGGTGACTTCTACGACGTGCACGTCGGGGCCACGCCCGAGGACGAGACGCTGGTGGTCCTCGGCGACGTCTGCGGCAAGGGACTCGAAGCCGCCGTGCTGACCGGCAAGATCCGCAACACGCTGATGGCGCTGGCACCGCTGGCCGAAGACCACGCCGGGGTACTCAAGCTGCTCAACAGTGCGTTGCTCTCGGTGGAGAGCACCCGGTTCGTCACGCTGGTGATGGCCTCGGTGTCGCGCCGCGACGGGCAGGTGGTGCTGCGTCTGACCTGTGCCGGACATCTGGCCCCGCTGATCGTGCGCACCGACGGCCGTGTGGAGGAGGCCGACACCCGCGGCACGCTGGTCGGCGTGATGCCGCAGATCAAGGCCCGCACCGTGGAAACCACCCTGGCCCCCGGCGAGACCTGCCTGCTCTACACCGACGGCGTCACCGAGGCCCGCGGCGGACCGCTCGGCACCGACATGTTCGGCGAGGAGCGGTTGTCCACAGTGCTGGCGGAATGCGCGGGTCTGCCCGCCGAGGCCGTCGTCGAGCGCGTCATGATGCTCACCAGCCAGTGGGTGAGTCACCGCGCCCACGACGACATCGCCGTGGTCGCCATCACCGCGCCGCGCCGCACGCATCTGAGCGCGGTCGACGGTCACACCGCTGGGAGGTACACCGCGTGA
- a CDS encoding B12-binding domain-containing protein: MSDRTSRAREQLWAAALDGDEYTASSVVLAAVDDGMTGEEVLLDVIAPVQRRVGAEWAANRITVAQEHAATAINDRAIAALSNHPACASSGGAGRVTVACVDGEWHALPARLLAEVLKLRGWHVDFLGAQVPTPHLIAHLHQHGPDAVALSCMIPTRLPTAHAAITACQAAGVAVLAGGAAFGADGRFARRLGADAWAADARSAAALLGDGLRPVPVTATHQPVDDLPHLVDQEYTMVRDNSAQLIATTVRDLEDRFPAMRDYTEAQRQHTLEDIAHIVEFLTTALYVDDDELFVGFITWTADILTARGVPAVSLLPALESLAGHLPEFPRAQRLLKAAHASVHHVPTDNPSLSA; this comes from the coding sequence GTGAGCGACCGCACCTCTCGCGCCCGTGAACAACTCTGGGCTGCGGCGCTCGACGGTGACGAGTACACCGCGTCGTCGGTCGTGCTGGCCGCGGTCGACGACGGTATGACGGGCGAAGAGGTGCTGCTCGACGTCATCGCGCCGGTGCAGCGTCGGGTCGGCGCCGAATGGGCGGCCAACCGCATCACCGTCGCCCAGGAGCACGCCGCGACCGCGATCAACGACCGCGCGATCGCCGCGCTGTCAAACCATCCGGCCTGCGCATCCAGCGGCGGCGCCGGCCGGGTGACAGTGGCCTGCGTGGACGGCGAATGGCACGCCCTGCCGGCGCGCCTGCTCGCCGAGGTGCTGAAGCTGCGCGGGTGGCACGTCGACTTCCTCGGCGCCCAGGTCCCCACCCCGCATCTGATCGCCCACCTGCACCAGCACGGCCCCGATGCGGTCGCACTGTCCTGCATGATCCCGACCCGGCTGCCCACCGCGCACGCCGCGATCACCGCATGCCAGGCCGCCGGTGTGGCCGTGCTCGCCGGCGGCGCCGCGTTCGGCGCGGACGGGCGTTTCGCCCGCCGCCTCGGCGCCGACGCGTGGGCCGCGGACGCCCGCAGCGCGGCCGCCCTGCTCGGGGACGGCCTGCGCCCGGTCCCGGTCACCGCCACCCACCAACCCGTCGACGACCTGCCCCACCTGGTGGACCAGGAGTACACGATGGTCCGGGATAACAGCGCGCAGTTGATCGCGACCACGGTCCGGGATCTGGAGGACCGCTTCCCGGCAATGCGCGACTACACCGAGGCGCAGCGCCAGCACACCCTCGAGGACATCGCCCACATCGTCGAATTCCTCACCACCGCGCTGTACGTCGACGACGACGAACTGTTCGTCGGGTTCATCACCTGGACCGCCGACATCTTGACCGCCCGCGGCGTGCCGGCGGTTTCGCTGCTACCCGCTCTCGAATCACTCGCCGGGCACCTGCCCGAGTTCCCGCGTGCCCAGCGCCTGCTCAAAGCCGCGCACGCATCCGTCCATCACGTTCCCACCGACAACCCCTCACTCTCCGCATGA
- a CDS encoding STAS domain-containing protein: MKLTLTVHTADQAARVRIAGDLDYGSTPLLLDTVSEVLRRASGLTDLHLDFTDLAFCDSAGLSSLVLIYRRTATAGLHLHLDQRPAQLERILDITGLLNFLTTPAAQQEPGESDIG; this comes from the coding sequence ATGAAACTCACCCTCACCGTCCACACCGCCGACCAGGCGGCCCGCGTCCGCATCGCCGGAGACCTCGACTACGGCTCCACCCCGCTGCTGCTGGACACGGTTTCCGAGGTGCTGCGCCGGGCCTCCGGGCTCACCGATCTCCACTTGGACTTCACCGATCTGGCCTTCTGCGATTCGGCCGGACTGTCCTCCCTGGTGCTGATCTACAGGCGCACCGCCACCGCCGGCCTGCACCTGCACCTCGACCAGCGGCCGGCGCAGCTCGAGCGGATCCTCGACATCACCGGTCTGCTCAACTTCCTCACCACCCCTGCGGCGCAACAGGAGCCCGGCGAGTCCGACATCGGCTGA
- a CDS encoding NAD-dependent epimerase/dehydratase family protein gives MSVRVAVTGPTGEIGLSTISALEDHPDVESIVGMARRPFDPAEHGWTKTTYRQGDILDRDAVHALVADADTVVHLAFIIMGSRDESARVNLQGTRNVFEAAVAEPRVRRLVYTSSVAAYGYHSDNPVPITEDVPTRGSPEHYYSEQKAACEAVLAEVTIGSSLQVYILRPCIVAGPKATALADAMPWNQLPGTVRRVTQALPLLKPPFPDPGTPLQLVHHDDVASAIAAAVTTDSAPPGAYNIAGEGVLSMSTVGDALGARPVKVPHAAATATSEVIARLPFVPSILEWLHAGRTSVVMDTTKAREQLGWQPTFTAAETLRALASAAGNA, from the coding sequence ATGTCTGTGCGCGTCGCGGTGACCGGTCCCACCGGGGAGATCGGCCTGTCCACCATCTCCGCTCTGGAGGACCACCCTGACGTGGAGTCGATCGTCGGGATGGCCCGCCGGCCTTTCGACCCGGCCGAGCACGGCTGGACCAAGACCACCTACCGGCAGGGCGACATCCTCGACCGCGACGCGGTGCACGCGCTGGTCGCCGACGCGGACACGGTGGTCCACCTCGCGTTCATCATCATGGGTTCGCGGGACGAGAGCGCGCGGGTGAATCTGCAGGGCACCCGCAACGTCTTCGAGGCCGCCGTCGCCGAACCCCGCGTCCGGCGACTCGTCTACACCTCGTCGGTCGCCGCCTACGGCTACCACTCCGACAACCCGGTCCCGATCACCGAGGACGTCCCGACGCGCGGCTCACCGGAGCACTACTACTCCGAGCAGAAGGCCGCGTGCGAGGCGGTGCTGGCCGAGGTAACCATCGGGTCGTCGCTTCAGGTGTACATCCTGCGCCCGTGCATCGTCGCGGGCCCCAAGGCGACCGCGCTGGCCGACGCGATGCCCTGGAACCAGCTTCCCGGGACGGTGCGGCGGGTCACGCAGGCGCTGCCGCTGCTCAAGCCGCCCTTCCCCGACCCCGGCACCCCGCTGCAACTGGTGCACCACGACGACGTTGCCTCGGCGATCGCCGCTGCGGTCACCACCGACTCGGCGCCGCCGGGGGCGTACAACATCGCCGGCGAGGGCGTGCTGTCCATGTCGACCGTGGGTGACGCGCTCGGCGCCAGGCCGGTGAAGGTCCCGCACGCCGCGGCCACCGCCACCTCCGAGGTGATCGCGCGGTTGCCGTTCGTCCCGTCGATCCTGGAATGGCTGCACGCCGGCCGCACCTCCGTGGTGATGGACACCACCAAGGCCAGGGAGCAACTGGGATGGCAGCCCACCTTCACTGCCGCGGAGACACTTCGGGCGCTGGCGAGTGCCGCGGGGAATGCGTGA